Part of the Cereibacter sphaeroides 2.4.1 genome, CATCGACTGCGGCCGGGACGGCGCCTTCGCGCGCGCCGTGCTGACCGAACTTGTCGCCCGCGACATCTTCGTGCGGATGCCGTTCGTGGCCCCGCACGACCGCTGCATCCGGGTGAGCTGCGGCCGCGCCGAAGAGCTCAGGGCCTTTGCCGAAGCCCTGCCTCTGGCGCTGGCCGCCGCAGGCTGACCGGCAACGCCGGGGCCGGGCCTATTCCGCCACGAGGCCGCCCCGCGCCGGGCCTACCGCCGGGGCATGGCCCTCCGGCGCCTGGACCGTCGGCGCTCGCCGACCGTCGCCACCGCGCGGCGTCAGGGTGGCCGCCAGTTCCGACGGAGCCGGCGTGCGTTCGGGCCGGAAGAAGGCGGGCAGGTCCGCGGGCAGCTCCTCGCGGGCCGGCGCAGTCGCAGGCGCGGCCTGTTCGACCGCGCGCCGGAAGATCAGCAGGTTCTGATAGGTGGTGGCCTTGCCGGTGAAGCCCACGCGTTCCTCGCAGGGCAGCGTCTCGGCGCGCAGATATTCCCATCCGTCGCGGCCAAGGTCGTTCATCATCTGGGTGAGGGCGTGGGCGAACCGGTCGGTGGCCGTCCTGGCCCCCTTCACCTTTTCGCCCTTCCGCGGGGCGGGAACGACCTTGTATTCGAATCGGGGCATGATGAAAATTCTCGCTGGCTGTCCCCCGAGTCTAGGACGGTTCGCGCATCTGCCAAGGGGCAAGGCGCGGAGCCGGCCCGCGCGCGCGGCGAACGGCCG contains:
- a CDS encoding DUF4177 domain-containing protein; the encoded protein is MPRFEYKVVPAPRKGEKVKGARTATDRFAHALTQMMNDLGRDGWEYLRAETLPCEERVGFTGKATTYQNLLIFRRAVEQAAPATAPAREELPADLPAFFRPERTPAPSELAATLTPRGGDGRRAPTVQAPEGHAPAVGPARGGLVAE